TAAATAACGATTTACCAAGGACTGCCTACGATTGTAAAAGCCGCCCAGTAATAAGGATGAGATAAATTCGCATCACCCACCTTAGACAGTTCAGCCGGCAGAGGCACCCCTGAAGCCAAACCGGGAACGCGTAATTGAGCATTTTCTAAAAGAATCTCACCGTTCAGCATGGCAATTTGTGCCTGTCTCAGCGCCTCAGCTTTCAGCAGGACTTGATCCACTTGCCGGTAAAACTCAAGCATCAACGCCAAGCTGCCAAGATCACTCACGTACCACAGACTCGCCACAGCCGTTTTCACTCCACTTTGCACCGCCAAGTCGGCAAAACCCAACTCTGCCTGCTCATCTCCCAACGCAGTCCGACAAGCTCTCAGCACCAGTAAATCTTCCTGGGAACCATTCAATTTCAACTGTCGCAGCTCAAGCAGAGAATATCCTTAGATAGCCCGCTTTGATCGCCCTCGCCATTTACCGTATACTAAACGTTAAATCGACGAATTTTAAGCGACTAATCCGAAATTGTACTTCTAATCCGTAGCGTTGAAGTTTTGGCTTAGCAAAAAAACATTTCACAAAATTGCCTCTATTAGCACACTAAATCCATGCGTGAACAGGGGGGTATCTCATGCTTGTAAATATATATGGGGATTTAATTAAAAGATCCGGATAGTAATAACTTGTGTTAGAAGGGACTGAGAGTTTTTGAGAGGTTATTAAACAATGGTCAGGGATGTACGGTCTTACGATATTATCGGTTATGGCGATGAAGTTCCAGGCGTTCTAGCTTTGGTAGCGGCTGCTAGGGAATATCGTCGTAGAACGAATCGGTATCCGCGAGTTCTGTTAATGTCAAAAGGCAGCTTACAAGAGGGGATTGGGGGTCATTTAGTTAGAGGGGGGCTTGCTTATTTAGATAGAAGTCAGGTTAGCAGAGAACTGCAAAAATCTTTAGGTCTAGATACCTTTGGTTCACCGCCGACACTCTATAGAGAATTCTTGCAAAGATCCGGTGTAATAGGAATTGGGCTTGACCCCCGTAAAGCGAATGCAGCACTTAAAGAAATGCTGTTACAAGCTGGGGTCGATCTGCTCAGTAAAGTAGAAATTCAGGCAGTCAGTAAAGAAGGTCAAAAGATAGCAAGTATAACGACCTCTAGGGGGACGATCTATTCCGCAAAACAATTCATTGATGCAACAGTTAATGCGGAATTAGCGCAAGTTGCCGGCGTGAAAAAACTGAAAGGATTTCAAACCTTTGGGTTGCCTGAATCTGAACTTCCAGTTAGCCTAGTTTTTGAAACGCAAGGACTCAGTGTCAGACGGCTAAAAGAACTCGATTATACCTATCTCAAACGCTTCACCAATCTTGGCGATACCCAGGCTCAAAAATATCTGCTGCACGCTGCCGGCATGAATGCCAAGCTAGCAGAACAACTAAGGTTGGAAATGATAGAGCCTAGGGGTAATCTTAGAACACTTTGGGGGGGTCATGATTAT
This genomic stretch from Microcoleus sp. FACHB-672 harbors:
- a CDS encoding CHAT domain-containing protein; its protein translation is MLELRQLKLNGSQEDLLVLRACRTALGDEQAELGFADLAVQSGVKTAVASLWYVSDLGSLALMLEFYRQVDQVLLKAEALRQAQIAMLNGEILLENAQLRVPGLASGVPLPAELSKVGDANLSHPYYWAAFTIVGSPW